Proteins from a genomic interval of Phlebotomus papatasi isolate M1 chromosome 3, Ppap_2.1, whole genome shotgun sequence:
- the LOC129806108 gene encoding uncharacterized protein LOC129806108, with product MNKFSTYELSELIEIFRTRPILWNRFNRTSRTMPERTRIIEAVAKHFGKMPGDIEKCWSAVREKYKRERASYEADVPRKYRKEKWELMDKLTFLEEVYGPAPPEPSSRKFQVGTIVEILPASSGNNVTVRRIAPKPVAGVPGELVGVGQLKLANLADLQGTASKPESPKPVKAPEQEETKTPEDSQTPKRARSQSPVLLSPNHVFESDKSDAAESVRSDSPAPSVASSTLFPISNSKSDNMEFKISRKSRLIRKMEDERRELLGVLKVLTKEKTPAEVFGEYLTKKLTSWSTDKQKKAIKMFNNVISELDDDED from the exons ATGAACAAGTTCAGCACGTATGAGTTGTCGGAATTGATTGAAATCTTCAGAACTCGACCAATCCTGTGGAACAGATTCAACAGAACCAGCCGGACAATGCCGGAAAGGACGAGAATCATCGAAGCTGTGGCCAAGCATTTTGGGAAAATGCCTGGAGACATAGAAAAATGCTGGTCAGCAGTTCGAGAGAAGTACAAACGCGAGAGAGCGAGCTACGAAGCGGATGTCCCAAGGAAATATCGCAAGGAGAAATGGGAACTTATGGATAAACTGACATTCCTCGAGGAAGTTTATGGACCAGCTCCTCCAGAACCAAGTTCCAGGAAATTTCAAGTTGGCACAATtg tggaaATCCTACCAGCATCTTCTGGGAACAACGTTACAGTTCGGAGGATAGCCCCAAAGCCCGTTGCTGGAGTACCTGGTGAGCTAGTGGGCGTAGGGCAGCTGAAATTGGCCAATTTGGCAGATTTGCAGGGAACAGCTTCCAAACCAGAGTCACCTAAACCTGTCAAAGCTCCAGAACAAGAAGAGACCAAAACTCCTGAGGATTCTCAGACACCAAAAAGAGCCAGATCTCAGAGTCCTGTCCTCCTCTCTCCCAATCATGTCTTCGAATCAGACAAATCTGACGCAGCCGAATCCGTAAGATCCGACTCACCGGCACCTTCAGTGGCCTCCTCAACGCTCTTCCCAATCTCCAACAGCAAATCAGACAACATGGAATTCAAAATCAGTCGAAAATCCCGACTTATTAGGAAGATGGAGGACGAAAGGAGGGAATTACTAGGAGTATTGAAGGTTCTGACCAAGGAAAAGACGCCAGCTGAAGTATTTGGGGAGTATTTGACCAAGAAACTGACATCCTGGAGCACAGATAAGCAAAAGAAGGCCATCAAGATGTTCAATAATGTGATCTCGGAATTAGATGATGATGAGGattaa
- the LOC129806109 gene encoding ubiquitin-conjugating enzyme E2 G2 — MAGSALRRLMAEYKQLTLNPPEGIVAGPISEDNFFEWEALITGPEGTCFEGGVFPAKLIFPPDYPLSPPKMKFTCEMFHPNIFADGRVCISILHAPGDDPMGYELSAERWSPVQSVEKILLSVVSMLAEPNDESGANVDAAIMWRENREEFNNIATKIVRKTLGLPS; from the exons ATGGCTGGATCAGCCCTCAGACGTCTCATGGCAGAGTATAAAC AGCTCACCCTCAATCCTCCGGAGGGCATAGTAGCTGGCCCAATAAGTGAGGATAACTTCTTTGAGTGGGAGGCGCTGATAAC GGGGCCGGAGGGAACATGCTTTGAGGGTGGAGTTTTTCCTGCTAAGCTCATTTTCCCGCCGGACTATCCACTGAGTCCGCCAAAAATGAAGTTTACCTGCGAGATGTTTCATCCGAATA TTTTTGCGGATGGAAGGGTCTGTATTTCGATCTTGCATGCTCCTGGGGATGATCCGATGGGCTATGAATTGTCGGCAGAACGATGGAGTCCTGTGCAGAGTGTGGAGAAAATACTCCTGAGCGTTGTTTCAATGTTGGCCG AGCCAAATGATGAATCTGGCGCCAATGTCGATGCAGCTATTATGTGGAGGGAGAATCGCGAGGAGTTCAACAATATTGCCACAAAAATTGTCCGGAAAACTCTCGGATTGCCCTCATAA